TGTCTATGGTTCTGCCGATGAGCTCCTCTGCGGAATATTCCAGAACACGCTCTGTTCCTCCGGAAACTTTGATAATTCTCCTGAGAATGTCGGTTTCGTAAAATATTTCACCTGAAAAAACTGAAAGCCTCTCAAAGGGCATCGGTAAACCTCTTCTGAACCTGCTGTCTGAAATTATTATTAAATAATACACACAATTATCTATAATAACAAAACCTAAATGTTATGCCCGTTCTAAAGTGACACATTTATTTTCATTATTACATAGAATTGAAGTGACTTTTTATTCGCAAAGATCTATATTCTATTTTTTGAATATATAGTTCCATGGAGATCGAAATGTCAGCAACCGCAGCAGATGCACTTTCCGGCAGCAGGCTCAGGTTTTTCCCCATAACACTTTTTGCAACGGTGATGGGGCTTACAGGCCTTGCCATAGCTTTTCTGAGATTTGACCACATAATGCACACCCGGACATACGCAGGCGGATTTCTGCTTGCCGCTGTGACGGTGTGGTTTGTGTTTCTTCTTTTTACCTATGCTCTCAAATTTTACCGCTACCCGGATGAGGTAAGGGAGGAGTTCCGGCATCCGGTGAGGATAAATTTCTTCCCCACTGTTTCCATCTCCATGCTTCTGTTAAGCATAGGATATGACGGAGTTTACCAGCCGCTGTCATCGGCCCTGTGGCACATAGGGGCTCTGGTGCACATAAGCTTCACATTTGTCATACTGAATATCTGGTTTTTCAGCGATTTTAAGGTTCAGACCAAAAATCCGGCATGGTTTATCCCTGTGGTGGGAAACATACTCGTGCCTGTGGCGGGTGTTACGCATGCAAATTCTGAAATAAGCTGGTTCTTCTTTTCTGTGGGTATAATACTCTGGATAGTGCTGTTTTCTATTGTGTTCTACAGGCTGATTTTTCACGAACAGCTTATGGTCAAGTTTCTGCCGACTCTGTTCATACTGATCGCACCGCCCGCAGTGGGCTTTCTTGCATATACCAAGCTGACGGGAGGTCTGGATTCCTTCGCCCGTATTCTTTACTACTTCGGTCTGTTCACAGCATTCATGCTTTTCAGCATGTTCCGCCATTTCAGGAAGGTTCCGTTCTTCGTTTCATGGTGGGCGTACACCTTCCCCATGGACGCACTGACGATCTCCACACTCCTGATGTATAAACTGACAGGTTACGGGCTTTTCAGATGGATGTCCGTGCTGTTCCTCTCCATGACTGTGGCGGTGATACTCACTGTGGTTTACAAAACAATCACGGCGGCTGTTAATGGCAAGGTTTGTGTACCGGAATAAGAAAAGGCAGGTTCAAAAACCTGCCTTCAGAGTGCTTAATAGCCTGCTGTAAAGCGTTTTCTGATGTGCTTCGGAGCTTCCAGTTCATCCAGAACCGCCGTAGCATAGTCTCCGGTGGTGATACTGCTGCTGCCGTCCTTATCAACCAGAAGTTCATCGGAGCCGAGCCTGAATGCGCCTCTCTTTTCTCCGTCTGTAAACTCCGCCGAAGGGCTGAGAAAAGTCCAGTTCACGTCATCAAGAGTCCTGAGATATTCAAGAGCCTTCGCCATTTTTGATGCAACAGTGTAATAAGCCGCCGGAAAATCAGGGAGAGTGTAGATCTCTTTTCCGTTCACCGTGAGAGTGCCTGCTCCGCCGATGAAGAAAAGGTACGGCTGTTTGCCGCTTTTTTTCGCCTCTCCGACAAGATATTCCGCTGACTTAAGAA
The genomic region above belongs to Geovibrio ferrireducens and contains:
- a CDS encoding SLAC1 anion channel family protein encodes the protein MSATAADALSGSRLRFFPITLFATVMGLTGLAIAFLRFDHIMHTRTYAGGFLLAAVTVWFVFLLFTYALKFYRYPDEVREEFRHPVRINFFPTVSISMLLLSIGYDGVYQPLSSALWHIGALVHISFTFVILNIWFFSDFKVQTKNPAWFIPVVGNILVPVAGVTHANSEISWFFFSVGIILWIVLFSIVFYRLIFHEQLMVKFLPTLFILIAPPAVGFLAYTKLTGGLDSFARILYYFGLFTAFMLFSMFRHFRKVPFFVSWWAYTFPMDALTISTLLMYKLTGYGLFRWMSVLFLSMTVAVILTVVYKTITAAVNGKVCVPE
- a CDS encoding NAD(P)-dependent oxidoreductase, giving the protein MKIAVIGAAGKAGSKIAAEAKARGHEVTAVVRNRAKLTDQSLNVIEKDLFRLTPAELGSFDAVVNAFADFTAEENLFLKSAEYLVGEAKKSGKQPYLFFIGGAGTLTVNGKEIYTLPDFPAAYYTVASKMAKALEYLRTLDDVNWTFLSPSAEFTDGEKRGAFRLGSDELLVDKDGSSSITTGDYATAVLDELEAPKHIRKRFTAGY